From Amaranthus tricolor cultivar Red isolate AtriRed21 chromosome 4, ASM2621246v1, whole genome shotgun sequence:
ACGAAAGCCATTTCAGTTTGAAGTGAGGATGCAGCTAAGTCCCTCCTCACAGTTAACGCTAATCACTTCGAAAGCCATTTCGGTTTAAAGTGAGGATGCAGCTAAATTCCTCCTCAAAGTTAACTCTAATCACTTCACTTGAAATGAAGTGATGATGATGTAATTGATCGCTTTTATATTACATTGGCTTTGGCTTGAAATTATTGCATTTCTACATGTCATTTTgcataaactaaaaatattttagttgttaattttacaaataaaactcTGCCGaaatttcatttatttgttGGTGTTCCATAAgactctaaaccctaaatctaCCACTGCGGATGAATAAGATATAAACCATTAACCTTTTATCACGTTCAGTTTTCATTCCTTATTTTACTCAACTTTTCATGTATAAGGAGGCTTGTGGTTGATTTATAGGCAAATCAAGGTAGATTGCAAATTTCTAGAGGAGCAAGGAATCATGGATTACAGCTTGTTACTTGGTATGCATATGGAACCAAGACGAGGTGAATGTTCAATCTACTTATCTCCATTCAAGTTCATGTATTATAGTGCTTGTTTTGGCCCATTTAAAGTTTATCTCTAGGTCAGGAAATTGGTACGagctaaaaaaattttcaaattaacaTCTTTATATTTAGGTAACAGaggtaaaaaaaactattaaggTACTATTTGAGTAACTTAGATGTATTGACAACAACACCAACAAATATTTTGACTTAAACGTAGAGTTATAAATGAAATATCTTATGAATATCACATTTTTACACATTTTTGAAGGGGGCAGTCGGGCCGTGGCCTTTTCGCTCAATCATAGCTTTACCCATGCCTAGATGACTAGCATAATAATTAAGATGATTGATTTGATCAATAATACACGAATAATTGTATAGACAACCAGAGTAGAACAAGTCTCTTAACTTGCAATGGATTTAACATTTTGGACTTCTAATATATAAATCATACATCCTTAGTTTTTTCATGCGTGCAGATTCATTGAAAAATCCTATACAACTACAAAATGGCATTGACCATCCTCAGGCTTTGGAATCTAGACAAGTAAAAGTGGACATGGACCATTCTCGCGCTGAACTTGTGGAAACTTTTCATAGGCGAGACCCTACTTTTTCACATTTTACATCTGACAGGTTAGCCATAATCTTGATTTAAATTCTCTAAGTATTAGAATTAAGTCTAGTTATAAGATGAGATTGCTCCAAATTAATGGTGATTTGAGATTGGTCTTGAAAGGATAAGTTGGTCAGATGCTTCAACAAACTGTTCTTTCAGATAGTTTTTGGAGTATTATGCTTTTAGGAAGAAACCTCATTGAGTTTATGTGCAGTCGACTGTCATGTTGTATAAGTCTTATTTACAAGCCCTATAACAAATTATCAATCTTAAGCTTTATGCTTTTCATCTGTCAAAATTGGATGGAGTCAAAGAATTGTATGAAAATATGATGGAATATAGAAATTAATATGACTTATGATATCATGCAAGTTTATTCATATGATCAAGTTGTGTATGATACTTACAATCAAGGGTTAATAGAAACTGAAAATCATAAGTTGTGCCTTTCTATTGGTGGGATTATCCTTAccctaaaatcaaataaatgttaatagaaataatatttattattacaaGAGTAAGATCACAACTTACGTATGTCTAACCTTCCTAACTCCAAGGCTGAAGGTTTTACCCACACTCACTCTTGTTATAAGATTTGATTTTCACCATCTACATAAAGATCAGTTCTCCTTCTATTGGagtaactttttttatttcagGGTAAAGTTTATGTACTTTATGTATCTCTAACCCCCCTCCCCCCCAACTTAACAATGTTGTGATAATAATTTACAGGCCTAATATTACAAGATTTGGAGCAAAAGTTCCAGCAAGGGTGATGGGTAAATTGGCTAAAGGTAATGACAATGAAGAAAGGGATAGTCCATCAAGCACAAGATCAAGATCAAGATCAAGATTACATGATCAAGCTAACAATGTATATTTGTTCATTGGAATCATTGATTTCTTACAAAACTACACTATGCTCAAAAGGATGGAGCATGCTATAAAATCCTTGCAATATGATTCTAAAACAATTTCAGCTGTGAATCCTCAGCTTTACTCAACTAGATTTCAAGAATTCTTGTGCACCAAAGTATTCCTAGTCCAAGATCATGAGTTTGCTAATAATAATAGTCCTCAACCTCTTCAACTCCATAGCAAATCTATGAGCTAGCTATTTAACAtgtgttacttggactcgggtactaatGTCGAATGCTGATACGTGTCCAAGTGACGGATATGtctaaatatttgattttacgcctaaaatgaagtgctTAAGTGACATAtcgagcatcaaggatcaaaCATggatacgtgaagcaaaataaaaagttatttaaCTTTGTAAACAAACACTAACTttgtatatatgttattttcagCACAAACTTCCTTAAATGTATATTCACGGCCAATTTGGGTATTGATAATAAATGGTGGGAATAGTAATGAAAAGCTAATGTAAATTTAATTGGAAAATTTTCTTTACAAGCTTTATGGTCATGCTTgctaattgttattatttttttcataaaattcattctaatgcattgCCATTAAAAATGGTGGTATTATattgtaatgaaaatttgtgaacAAAAGAACTTTTTATGATGAAAGTTTTATTAACATGGGAGTGACATGATATATTTATCGAAGATTTTCACTATAAATCAATCATGTTACCACAATTTAATACCAACAACCAAACAAACCATTATAATCACCGTCATCTATTCATATCATCATATGTGCAAGATAAAATACAGATGTACAGTACAGGGCCAAGTAACAAGCAGTCACAAGAGAATTTATTAAACAACTAGCATGtaaatataacataatataatagAAGTCTTTAATCATCAACTaaaccttttaattttttattgaattagtTTTATAACAAAAACTACATtatataaaacattttttttactaatttatacgaatataaaatttaaaaacttcaaaacaCCAAACAAAAAGGTGGAAAATTTGTATGGGTTCCACTCCACTAACGGTAGGGAAGACTGAACCCTATCGTAAATGGTCCATGACTGCTTGTCTTATTGTCTGTAAATAGCAATCTCATATTACCTCGTGGCTTGAATTCGTTAGGTAGATTATACTCCATTTATTGTGTTCCTttcaatttgatgtaaatttattttgtctGTTTcgtttaattaatatattaaatttttttatataaaataatttttatcaatttattaatttttttattaatatatatttttatattaatatcacctatataattttaattaaagggATTTATGATTATTTACCAAACTCGTGCTAGGTACGCATTGCGTGGATCCAGAATTTCAATCATTGAATCATCGAAATTGACTAtgataactaataagatgaattttaaaaaattaaatgtttttttttttcttaaaatattctACGTTTTATACggattttttaaagaaattttttatgatttaaattttaTGGTGGGACCTGTCCCAATTTACTATTATAGATTCCCCATTGTTTgatgcattttatttattttacattattgttAGCAAtccttttaataatatttttgtttatatattttttatgtcaacttttattttctaattttccaTCTAATGAGAGCATTATTCATCCAAACAATACATAATAATTCACGCAACTAAGAGAATCAACCACTAATTCTCATTGGAAGCTTACATTTTTTCAAATCTATTTGGAGGATGTCCTCCATGACATGGAAAATAAACTCACTATCAATGATTTACAACAAAAGTTATTACTCCCTTTATTCTTTAACATTtacttcatttaatttaaataaatatatgaaaagatttattttgattaaataatAGAATAAATAAACTCTCACACGATTACgtttttatgtgtatttttaattaaaatattgtcTCAGCCAATACTATAATCATATACtttgaataaattaaatcattattattattaaaaactgAATTAAATTACGATATAATAATCTTGTTAAACATACTTACATCCATAATAATTACGCATGTGTAATTGCATGATCACAATTACCAACAAATAAAAGATTTTTGATGAGGAAATCTTAGTACATTTTTGACCTAGGTAAAACTAAATATTCTCAAGAGATGGAGAGGTCTAATTTATTAATATGAGCCTATGCTAACAAAATGTTTTCAAGtaattataataccaatttgTGTGTATGTTCTTTATGGGAAAATGCAAAAGAGAAGAAActacaaagaaagaaaatttgGACCACAAACACCATAACACAAACAAGTCTTATAATACTACTCTATTTTTTGTGACATGTCCTATGTTTTGTCTTTTATGACAACAAGGTGATTTTGATGTGGTATTATTACCTTTTCTCGTTAATGTGAATTTCTTGAAAGATTTTTTGCAAACCACTTGTTGATAGATGatagttgattgtttattaaataaacttatttaaATTAGTTAATTTTATGGATTAATTTAATCAGCTAAAATTGTTTGGTGATTTTAAGAGTATTTGGTAAAGTTTAATAGATGATTGAAAACTGATTGGTATAAAAAGAAATACAAGAACATGAATATGAGAGAAACAAAAATGAGGGTGATATAGTCACGTGAATAGTTGTATTGATGTTATAGTCATCGATTCAGTATTCCTTATAAGTCGGGGTCCAAATGGGGAGGAAGGCAGTGGATATACCATACTCATACCCTCTCCAATTAGGGCAAAGAGGAATGTGCGCACTGAGATATTCTCTCAAATAGATAGGCCCCGCATAGAAGAGAGTTGGATGACATATAGCTCACCCAGTTGAATTGATGAGGCAACTAGAATGAGAGAATACGCTAATTTTCTTAGTGTGTAATAAGTTGGtttatttatatcaataaaTTGTTTCAATCAACTCAACTTATTAAGTTATCTAACCAACTAATTCAtccaaattttttgaaaatttttaattagctctttcatattttttcttattttctattatGAACGTATATTAAGTATATCATGAACTTATTCATGCATATTCAATTAAATTGGACAATCTCAATAGAGTTCACTAATTCATAAAGAAAACAATGTCTTAAGCCTTAATTCAAGATAATTGCTTTGAAAGCATAGACATGTGATTTGTCCATGCATTAACATAGGAGCTTGTCTCCACTTCATTTGATTGTGGGTAGCTAATTTATATTCTTCCTCACCTTAAGAAATTgccacactttttttttttaattcatattttttattttattataattttttttataaaaatattttatcattttctttttttttttcatctacacattttcattcttttttaataatagtctgtttatttttaaatctttgtACAATTATT
This genomic window contains:
- the LOC130810216 gene encoding putative phosphatidylinositol 4-phosphate 5-kinase 11 — translated: MALLRIQLSFPRSFKSARTTNIHYPKSSSLPAGTITEFVWKDYNPSLFRNIQDLGGVNCEDYMQAVCNHETLMELTHRGCGGKPFYVSQDDRFVIKTLRKSEAKVLMDMLPSYYNHILNNENSLLAKYYGLHASRPSNGGEKVFFVVMENVLRTELLINKRYDLKGSSQGRSATKNGSQDTLTLKDLAFDLCFFLDPTTRNRILEQIKVDCKFLEEQGIMDYSLLLGMHMEPRRDFGLLIYKSYILSFFMRADSLKNPIQLQNGIDHPQALESRQVKVDMDHSRAELVETFHRRDPTFSHFTSDRPNITRFGAKVPARVMGKLAKGNDNEERDSPSSTRSRSRSRLHDQANNVYLFIGIIDFLQNYTMLKRMEHAIKSLQYDSKTISAVNPQLYSTRFQEFLCTKVFLVQDHEFANNNSPQPLQLHSKSMS